In a single window of the Elaeis guineensis isolate ETL-2024a chromosome 4, EG11, whole genome shotgun sequence genome:
- the LOC105043577 gene encoding probable ribonuclease P/MRP protein subunit POP5, translated as MVQFKNRYMVLEVFIDSNRDLADNDPIIISDFNVSKAIKDSIQLNFGECGLALALGSFQVKYVNSTTKICIIRTSREDHKKVWSAITMVRSIGKCPVTFNLLNLSGTIKACKRAALKCDEAKFEQYKLAAGDRVTPEITRYVKGRFDKIKTLEN; from the exons ATGGTGcaatttaaaaatagatatatgGTACTGGAAGTCTTTATAGATTCAAACAGAGACTTGGCTGACAATGAtccaataattattagtgatttcaATGTGTCTAAAGCTATCAAAGATAGCATCCAATTAAACTTTGGGGAGTGTGGTCTGGCCTTAGCACTTGGATCATTTCAAG TTAAATATGTGAACTCTACAACCAAGATATGCATCATCAGAACGTCTCGCGAGGATCACAAAAAGGTGTGGTCTGCTATTACAATGGTTAGGAGCATTGGAAAGTGCCCAGTAACATTCAACTTACTGAACTTGAGTG GAACCATCAAAGCCTGTAAGAGGGCTGCCTTAAAGTGTGATGAAGCAAAGTTTGAACAATACAAGCTAGCTGCTGGAGATCGTGTCACACCAGAGATTACTCGTTATGTAAAAGGTCGCTTTGACAAAATCAAAACTTTAGAAAACTAA